The sequence below is a genomic window from Longimicrobiaceae bacterium.
CGCAGGAAGCCGCCGAAGAGGAACTCGTCGATGCCGGGCGGAAGCGGCGCGGTCGGCGTGTACATCGTCGCCGGATCGCCGCCGAGGGCGACCACCACGGGCATCCTCCCGCCCGGCCCGCGCTTCCACGCACGGTAGTGCGCGGCGCCGCCCTTGTGCCGCTGCCAGTGCATGCCCGTGGTGTTGGGCCCGAACACCTGCATGCGGTACATGCCGATGTTCTGCCCGCCCGTCTCCGGGTCGCGGGTGAAGACCATGGGCATGGTGATGAAGGGCCCGCCGTCGTCCGGCCACGTCTTCAGCACGGGCAGCCGGGTCAGATCGAACTCGCGCTCGCGGAGGACGATCTCGTGGCACGGGGCCTTCCCCTTGAAGGGGCGCGGCGGGACCTTCGTGAGCTCCGCCAGCTTGGGCAGCATCTGCATCTTGGCCCACAGCCCCTTGGGGATGTCGGGCTTCACCAGCTCGCGGATGCGCGTGGCGTGCTCCTCCAGGTCGTCCACGCCCAGCGCCGCCGTCATCCGCTTCCACGAGCCGAAGACGTTGATGGCCACGGGGATGTCGCTCTCGGTGCCGTCCATCAGCACCGGCCGCTCGAAGAGCAGCGCGGGGCCGCCGCCGGGCAGCTTCATCGTGCGGTCCGCGATCTCCGCCATCTCCAGGTCCACCGAGACGGGGCGCCGGATACGCACGAGCTGGCCCGTGCGGTCCAGGTAGCGGAGGAATTCGCGCAGGTTCTGAAAGGTCATCTATCCGCCATCGCCCGTCCCGAAGGCGGGGCTCAGTGTCCGCCGAAGGTCTGGACGAGCAGCATCACCACGCCGTAGCTGAGGTATGCCGCCATCGTCACGATGATGAGCCGGCGGGCCAGCAGCATCTGCCGCAGGCCCGTGTCGTCGAACTGCTCCGGCCGGGGCTTCCACACCGAAGCGACGGAGGCCTGCGCTCCCGGCCGCGAGTGCCGCGTCCACGCCAGGATCTGCAGCAGCGCGGACCCGATCGCGCACCCCATGGACGTGAGCAGCAGCGAGGAGAGGAGGATGCCGAGCGCCGCCATCAGGCTCGCGTCCCCCAGTGCAGCGCCGCGATCCCGCCGGAGAGCGTCTTCCACCCCACGTCGCCGAAGCCCGCGCGCTCCATGCGCGCCGCGAGCTCCTTCGGCTCCGGGAAGTGCAGCACGGATTCCGGGAGATAGGTGTACGCCGAGTTGTGTTTGGAGACGAGGCGGCCCACGAGGGGCAGCATCTTCAGGAAGTAGAACATGTAGAGCCCGCGAAACGGCTGCCATGCGGGCGTCGTGAACTCCAGGATGACCAGCTTCGCCCCGCGCCGCAGCACCCGCGCGGACTCGCGCAGCCCGGCGTCGAGATCGGCGAGGTTGCGCACGCCGAAGCCGACGGTGGAGCCGTCGAAGCTCTCGTCCGCGAACGGGAGCGAGAGCGCGTCGGCGCAGGCGGGGGCGACGGGCACACCCGCCGTCTTGTCCGCCCCGTGCGCGAGCATGGCGTACGTGAAGTCGCTGCCCACCACGCGTCCGCGGAACCCCGCGCGCTTCGCCAGCTCCACGGAGAGGTCGAGCGTGCCTGCGCAGTTGTCCAGGTACGTTCCCTCCGGGCGGCGCTCCCAGCCCAGCCGGTTCACGGCCCAGCGGCGCCACAGCTTGTCCACGTTCAGCGAGAGGACGTGGTTCAGCAGGTCGTAGCGCGGCGCGATGGACGAGAACATCCGGCGCACCTGCGCCGCCTTCTCGTCGTGGGCCGGCAGCGCGGTGGCGCGTTCGGTGGTTTGTGGCGGCATCGCGTAGAATCGCTTCCGGGTTTAGAATAGAGGCCGAAAGCTACCCCCCGCCCACGCCCGGAGCAAGCCTGCCGGGCGCTTGAAACTCCGCCCCAGCACGCCGCGTACGTTCCCCGAGGAACGCTCCCGACACGGTGCCACCGGCATTGAACCCGACCGAACCGACCGACCACGAACTCGTCGTCCGCGCCCAGAAGGGCAGCCAGACGGCTTACCGGGAGCTTCTCGGGCGTTACCAGCGCCCGGTGTTCTCGCTCATCTACCGCATGGTCCGGGACAGGGAGCTGGCCGAAGACCTCGCGCAGGAGACCTTCGTGCGCGTGTTCAACAACATCGACCGCTACGACCCGCGCTTCAAGTTCAGCAGCTGGATCTTCAAGATCGCCACCAACCTGACCATCGACTCCATGCGCAAGAAGGAGCCGAAGACGGTCTCGATAGACGGCTCGCGGTACGCGACGTCGAACGACGAGGTGGAGGCGACCACGATCACGGTGATCTCGGACGACGAGAACCCCGAGGAGCTGCTGGAGGCCAAGGAGCTGGGCGAGGAGATCGAGCAGGCCATCGGCAAGCTGCGGCCCGAGTACCGCACGGCCATCCTCCTGCGCCACGTGGACGGGCGCCCGTACGAGGAGATCGCCGAGATCATGGCGCTGCCGCTGGGCACGGTGAAGACGTACATCCACCGCGCCCGGAATGAGCTCCGCGGCAACCTCCAGCACCTGAGGGTCGCGTGATGCGCGGACGGAAGACGCGGCCCGGCTCGAAGCTCCGAAACGATTGCCGCATCGGCCGATGTACCGCGCCGGCAGCTCTGAAACTTTGCCGCACCACGCCGCGTAATCTCGTTGCAACGAGCGAAAACCGAGTACATGGGGATCACCGTGCCTGAACACGCACACCTGCCCGACTGGACGCTGGACCTCCTCGCCGAAGATGCGCTGCCGCACGCGGAGCGCACCGCGGCCGAGGCGCACCTGCGTTCGTGCCCGCCCTGCGCGGCGGAGCTGGACGCCGCGCGGGCGGTGATCGCCTCGCTGAACGCGCTGCCCACCTTCTCCCCCGCCCCGGACTTCGCCGAGGCGGTGATGGCGCGGGTGGTGCTGAAGCCGGCCGTGGCGCCGGAGCTGGCGCGCTCACGCCGCTGGCTGCCGCGCACGACACGCGGATGGATGCTGGCGGGCGCCGGGGTGATGGCGCCGCTGGCGCCCCTCGCCACGCTGCTGGCCTGGCTGCTCTCGCACCGCATGGTCACGCTGGGCGGCCTGTGGAGCATGAGCGAGACCTGGGCGAGCGACACGGCGTGGGCCGGCCTCACGCACCTGCTGGGCGCCATCGTGGGCAGCTCGGCGTTCGCGTGGGCCAGCAACGCGGCGGAGCGGCTGGTGGCGGCTTCTTCCGGCGAGCTGGGGATGGCGGCTCTACTCTACGCAGTGGCGATCCCGCTCTCGGGCTGGGCGCTGGTTCGTCTTCTTCGGGCCCCGACGGGGGGAGTCACTCATGCGAGCTGATCGGTTCAAGTACCCGCTCCTCACCGCGGGCCTCACGCTGGCGCTGGGCGCGGCGGCGCTGGGCGCCCAGGACACGCTGGCCCCTGCGCAATCTGCCGTGGCGTCGCCCCGCGTGTCCGGCGACCGCCTGGGCTTCGGCGGCACGGTCGTCTCGCGCGGCGAGACGGTGGACGGCGACGTGGTCTCGGCCGTGGGCGACGTCCGGGTGGAGGGCCACGTGCGCGGCGACGTGACGGTGGGCCGCGGCAACCTGCTCGTGGAGCCCGGCGCCTCCATCGACGGCGACGCCACGGTGAGCGCGGGCAACCTCTCCAACCACGGCACCATTCGCGGCAGCGCTCGCGTGGCCAGCGGCAAGCTGGTGAACTGGGGCCGCGTGCTGGGCGAGATGCGGGCGGAGGACGCGCCCCGCGCCACCATGGGCCAGCCCCACGCGGCGGGTACCACGGCGCTGCACGTGCGGCGCACGTTCCTGGGCCGCATGGGCGACGGCCTGGCCGGCCTGGTCTCCACCCTCGCCTTCGCGATGGTGCTGGCGGCCATCGGCGCGGCGCTGGTGTTCTACGCCCTGCCCCGCGTGGAGAAGGTGGGCGACGTGGTCCGGACCTCCACGCTGCGCGCCGGGGCCGTGGGCCTGGCGGCGGCGTTCCTCGCCATCCCCGTGGGCCTCGCCCTGATGGTGGCGCTCGCGTTCAGCATCGTGGGCATCCCCCTCATCTTCCTGGCCGTTCCGCTGTACATGCTGGCGCTGGCGGGTGCCGGGGCGATGGGGCTGGTCGCGGTGGCGCACGCCATCGGCGAGCGGACGGCGGAGCAGCGCGGCTCGTTCGAGACGCTGCACCGCAACGCGTACACCTACGTCTTCACCGGCCTGGGCGTGCTGCTGGCCCCGCTGGCGGCGGCGCACCTCCTCCAGATGACGGGCTTCCTGGGCGTGCTGGGCGACATCCTGCAGTTCTTCGCGGTGATGCTGGTGTGGGCCGCGGCCATCGTCGGGTTCGGCGCGGTGGTGATGACGCGCGCCGGCGGCTGGGCGGACCGTCTGCGCTGGCGCCGCTACGACCCCATCTTCGACGCGGACCCGGTGTTCGACTCCACGCCCGGCGCGAGGGCGGGCCATGTTTGACACTTTCCGCTCCCGTGCTGCGGCGGCCCTCGCGGTGGGCGCGCTGCTGGGCGCCACGCAGCCGGCGCACGCGCAGACCTGGCGCACGGTGACGTCCGCCCGCCAGCGCGGGGCTGAGAAGGCGCTGGCCGTGCACGTGCAGTACGGCGCGGGGCACCTTACCGTATCGCCCGCGTCCGCCGGGCTGCTCTACCGGTTCGAGATGCGGTACGACGAGGACAAGGTGCGCCCGCTCACCGAGTACAGCGCCGCCTCGGGCACGCTGCGGCTGGGGATGGAGCAGCGCGACCGCGAGGGCATCCGCGGCATCAAGCGCGAATCCCGCGCGGCGGTGTCGCTCAGCCCGGAGGTGCCCACCGCGCTCCGGCTGGAGTTCGGGGCGGGCGATGCGGACCTGGACCTGGGCGGCCTGTCGCTCAGCGACGTGGACATCTCCACCGGCGCGAGCGAGACGCGGATCAGCTTCGGCGCGCCCAACCGGATCGCGGCGCGGCGGGTGAAGATGGCGGCGGGCGCGGCGAGCCTGAACGTGTCGGGCCTGGGCAACACCGGCGCGCCGCGCTTCGAGTTCGAGGGCGGGATGGGGCACACCACGCTCGACTTCGGCGGGCGGTGGACGCACAGCGCGTCGGCCACGGTGGAGATGGGTGTGGGGTCGGTGACGCTGCGGCTGCCGCGGGCGCTGGGCGTGCGCGTGACCAAGGACTCGTTCCTGAGCAGCTTCGACGGGGCGGGGATGGTGAAGCGGGGCGACGCGTGGTACTCGCGCAACTGGGCCACGGCGCCGTACAAGCTGACGGTGGACATCGATGCCGCGCTCGGCTCGATCGACGTCGTCTGGATCGACTGAACTTCGGACCTGAAAACAACTTCTGCCGGGAGGCTCGCATGATCGCCGCTCTGGTCGCTCTCTTCGTCATCGGCGTGCTGCTCTTCGTCTTCGCCGCGGTCGCCATCGGCCTCGCCATCGCGGCGGTCGCCATCGCGATGAAGCTGCTGCCGTTCATCCTCGTCGCCTGGCTCGTGATGCGGCTCGTTCGCAGCAGCGGGCGCTCCTCCTACTCGACTGTTCACGCCAGGCATCCGCCCCACAACTTCCCGCGGCCGACGACGACCGGCGGCATCTCGGTCGAGGACGCGGCCTGGCTGGATTCGCGCGTGTAGGCGATCGGGGGGTGCGAGGCGGGAGATGCGGGTCGGACGATCCGCATCTCCAGAGGACAGAAGAACATCGGATGACGGAAGGGCGGCGATCTCGCGTGGATCGCCGCCCTTCTTCGTTCGATCGCCGTGTGGTCTGGAATCCACGGAAGACTTCGCTGGAGCTAGGCGGATGCGAGGCGTTCGGCGACCTTCTCGGCGATCTCGCGGAGGGCGATGCCGGCGGGGGACTCCGGCTCGCCGAGGACGGCGGGGAGGCCGGCGTCGCCGCCCTGGCGCACGTGCATCTCCAGCGGCACCTCGCCCAGGAACTCCACGCCGGTCTGCTGCGACAGGCGCGTGCCGCCCGCGCGCCCGAAGATCTCGTAGCGCTCGCCGCAGCACGGGCAGACGAAGCCGCTCATGTTCTCCACGATCCCCAGCACGCGCGTGTTGGTTCGCTCGAACATCTTGATCGCCCGAAGCACGTCGCCCGTGGATGCGTCCTGCGGGGTGGTGACCATGACCACGCCGTCCACCCGGATGGTCTGCACGAGGGAGAGCTGCGCGTCGCCCGTGCCGGGCGGCATGTCGACCACCAGCACGTCCAGCTCGCCCCACTCCACCTGCTCCAGGAACTGCTTGAGGATGCCGGCGATCATGGGCCCGCGCATGATGGCGGGCTGCTCGTCTTCCAGCAGGAAGCCCAGGCTCATCAGCTTGACGCCGTGCGCCACGAGCGGCGCGATCTTCTCCGCGCCCTTCGCGCCCGTCACGGCGGGCTTGCGACGCTCGCCGAACATCAGGGGGATGTTGGGGCCGTAGATGTCGGCGTCCAGCACGCCCACGCGCTTGCCCGCGCCCGCGAGCGCGGTGGCGAGGTTCACGGCCACGGTGCTCTTCCCCACCCCGCCCTTGCCCGAGCTGACGGCGACGATGCGGTCCACGCCCGGCAGCAGGTTCGCGTTTGGTGTGGGCGCAGGCACAGAGCCGGGCCGGAGCGGCGATTTATTCTGCTGCGCCTTCGTCTGCACGCTCCCCGCGGCGGGCAGAGCGATGTCGATCTTCACCTTCTGCACGCCGGCCACCTTCTCCACCGCGCCGCGGGCCTGGCGCACGAGGTTGCCGGGGTCGTCGGCCTGGAGGGCGAAGCGGAAGCGCACGGTGCCGTCTTCGGTCACGTCCAGCTCGCGCACGCGGCCGGACGAGACCACGTCGTCGCCGCTCACGGGGTGCACCACCTGGGTCAGCGCGGCGGCCACGCGCCGCAGCACCTGGTCACGCTCGGTGTTGGTCAA
It includes:
- a CDS encoding menaquinone biosynthesis decarboxylase, yielding MTFQNLREFLRYLDRTGQLVRIRRPVSVDLEMAEIADRTMKLPGGGPALLFERPVLMDGTESDIPVAINVFGSWKRMTAALGVDDLEEHATRIRELVKPDIPKGLWAKMQMLPKLAELTKVPPRPFKGKAPCHEIVLREREFDLTRLPVLKTWPDDGGPFITMPMVFTRDPETGGQNIGMYRMQVFGPNTTGMHWQRHKGGAAHYRAWKRGPGGRMPVVVALGGDPATMYTPTAPLPPGIDEFLFGGFLRREPVYTTQSLTGEMTIPAQAEIVLEGYVDTDEELAVEGPFGDHTGFYTLEDLYPVFHVTTVTMRSDPVYPATLVGRPPVEDVYLGGATERIFLPLAQLTMPEIVDYHMPPEGVFHNLVFVSIRKEYPGHAYKVMNGLWGMGLMSLAKVIVVVDEGIDVRNVQEAWWYALANIDPERDVRFTKGPVDDLDHAAQVAAFGSKMGIDGTRKWAEEGFTRPWPAMIDMDTDVKARVDAMWSKLGIHPID
- a CDS encoding class I SAM-dependent methyltransferase, whose protein sequence is MPPQTTERATALPAHDEKAAQVRRMFSSIAPRYDLLNHVLSLNVDKLWRRWAVNRLGWERRPEGTYLDNCAGTLDLSVELAKRAGFRGRVVGSDFTYAMLAHGADKTAGVPVAPACADALSLPFADESFDGSTVGFGVRNLADLDAGLRESARVLRRGAKLVILEFTTPAWQPFRGLYMFYFLKMLPLVGRLVSKHNSAYTYLPESVLHFPEPKELAARMERAGFGDVGWKTLSGGIAALHWGTRA
- a CDS encoding sigma-70 family RNA polymerase sigma factor produces the protein MNPTEPTDHELVVRAQKGSQTAYRELLGRYQRPVFSLIYRMVRDRELAEDLAQETFVRVFNNIDRYDPRFKFSSWIFKIATNLTIDSMRKKEPKTVSIDGSRYATSNDEVEATTITVISDDENPEELLEAKELGEEIEQAIGKLRPEYRTAILLRHVDGRPYEEIAEIMALPLGTVKTYIHRARNELRGNLQHLRVA
- a CDS encoding polymer-forming cytoskeletal protein, which produces MRADRFKYPLLTAGLTLALGAAALGAQDTLAPAQSAVASPRVSGDRLGFGGTVVSRGETVDGDVVSAVGDVRVEGHVRGDVTVGRGNLLVEPGASIDGDATVSAGNLSNHGTIRGSARVASGKLVNWGRVLGEMRAEDAPRATMGQPHAAGTTALHVRRTFLGRMGDGLAGLVSTLAFAMVLAAIGAALVFYALPRVEKVGDVVRTSTLRAGAVGLAAAFLAIPVGLALMVALAFSIVGIPLIFLAVPLYMLALAGAGAMGLVAVAHAIGERTAEQRGSFETLHRNAYTYVFTGLGVLLAPLAAAHLLQMTGFLGVLGDILQFFAVMLVWAAAIVGFGAVVMTRAGGWADRLRWRRYDPIFDADPVFDSTPGARAGHV
- a CDS encoding toast rack family protein, with the translated sequence MFDTFRSRAAAALAVGALLGATQPAHAQTWRTVTSARQRGAEKALAVHVQYGAGHLTVSPASAGLLYRFEMRYDEDKVRPLTEYSAASGTLRLGMEQRDREGIRGIKRESRAAVSLSPEVPTALRLEFGAGDADLDLGGLSLSDVDISTGASETRISFGAPNRIAARRVKMAAGAASLNVSGLGNTGAPRFEFEGGMGHTTLDFGGRWTHSASATVEMGVGSVTLRLPRALGVRVTKDSFLSSFDGAGMVKRGDAWYSRNWATAPYKLTVDIDAALGSIDVVWID
- a CDS encoding Mrp/NBP35 family ATP-binding protein, whose amino-acid sequence is MTNTERDQVLRRVAAALTQVVHPVSGDDVVSSGRVRELDVTEDGTVRFRFALQADDPGNLVRQARGAVEKVAGVQKVKIDIALPAAGSVQTKAQQNKSPLRPGSVPAPTPNANLLPGVDRIVAVSSGKGGVGKSTVAVNLATALAGAGKRVGVLDADIYGPNIPLMFGERRKPAVTGAKGAEKIAPLVAHGVKLMSLGFLLEDEQPAIMRGPMIAGILKQFLEQVEWGELDVLVVDMPPGTGDAQLSLVQTIRVDGVVMVTTPQDASTGDVLRAIKMFERTNTRVLGIVENMSGFVCPCCGERYEIFGRAGGTRLSQQTGVEFLGEVPLEMHVRQGGDAGLPAVLGEPESPAGIALREIAEKVAERLASA